The following proteins are encoded in a genomic region of Gemmatimonadota bacterium:
- a CDS encoding thioredoxin domain-containing protein: MPNRLADQASPYLLQHAGNPVDWYPWGEEAFEQARASERPLLLSIGYAACHWCHVMEHESFSDPGTAALMNSGFVCVKVDREERPDVDHIYMTAVQMLTGRGGWPLTVFLTPDGRPFYGGTYFPPEPRHGMPAFREVLRAVMDAWRTRRSDLVTHADELRDLIARSGHTEPGGPAPAGDPVQAAVVRLRSAFDPTHGGFGGAPKFPQPALLDLLLDWRIATGDAQAGRMVTHTLRAMARGGIRDHLAGGFHRYSVDARWLVPHFEKMLYDNAQLARTFMRAGLAEDAPDLRAVALETLDYVLADLTDAGGGFYCARDADSEGEEGRHYVWTEAEVDAVLGEDASLFKRAYDVSAVGNWEGVNILHLPHDPDALARSAGMEPARMAATLASARARLLEARAARPEPLRDDKVLTDWSGLTVRALAEVGWRLERPAYVTAAARAARFLLDTLRVDGRLLHAWRDGRRGEGSFLSDHAALGNGLLSLYEATLDPVWAREAATLAEALLERFGDAGEPLLHDTPADGEALIVRPRDLSDGALPSGNALAAELLARLGPLFGRDDWTERARRLVDAARPMADRHPLAFGHLLGVEARLRSGPLEVALVGAPDAVATLHRTLAARITPGLVLAGPGLDESPLLAERGAPEGEARAWVCWHRTCSAPLPDAESLGDELDRVGLPRPSG; this comes from the coding sequence ATGCCCAATCGCCTCGCCGACCAGGCCAGCCCCTACCTCCTCCAGCACGCCGGCAATCCGGTCGACTGGTATCCCTGGGGCGAGGAAGCCTTCGAGCAGGCTCGCGCGAGCGAGCGGCCGCTGCTGCTGTCGATCGGATACGCGGCCTGCCACTGGTGCCACGTCATGGAGCACGAGTCCTTCTCCGACCCGGGGACGGCGGCGCTCATGAACTCCGGCTTCGTGTGCGTGAAGGTGGACCGGGAGGAGCGGCCCGACGTCGACCACATCTACATGACGGCCGTGCAGATGCTGACCGGGCGCGGGGGCTGGCCGCTCACGGTGTTCCTGACGCCCGACGGGCGGCCCTTCTACGGCGGCACCTATTTCCCGCCCGAGCCGCGGCACGGCATGCCCGCCTTCCGGGAGGTGCTGCGCGCCGTGATGGACGCCTGGCGCACCCGGCGGAGCGACCTGGTGACGCATGCGGACGAGCTGCGCGACCTGATCGCGCGTTCCGGCCACACCGAGCCCGGTGGACCAGCCCCGGCGGGCGATCCCGTGCAGGCCGCCGTGGTGCGGCTGCGGAGCGCCTTCGATCCCACGCACGGAGGGTTCGGGGGCGCGCCCAAGTTCCCGCAGCCCGCGCTCCTGGACCTGCTGCTGGATTGGCGGATCGCCACGGGCGATGCGCAGGCCGGCCGCATGGTGACGCACACGCTGCGCGCGATGGCCCGGGGCGGCATCCGCGATCACCTGGCGGGCGGCTTCCACCGCTACTCCGTGGATGCCCGTTGGCTGGTGCCGCACTTCGAGAAGATGCTCTACGACAACGCGCAGCTGGCGCGCACCTTCATGCGCGCCGGACTGGCCGAGGACGCACCCGACCTGCGGGCGGTGGCGCTGGAGACGCTCGACTACGTCCTCGCGGACCTGACGGATGCGGGCGGGGGCTTCTACTGCGCGCGCGACGCCGACTCCGAAGGCGAGGAGGGCCGCCACTACGTCTGGACCGAGGCCGAGGTGGACGCCGTCCTGGGCGAGGACGCCTCCCTGTTCAAGCGGGCCTACGACGTCTCCGCCGTGGGCAACTGGGAGGGCGTCAACATCCTGCACCTCCCGCACGACCCGGACGCGCTCGCGCGTTCGGCCGGGATGGAGCCCGCCCGTATGGCCGCCACCCTGGCGTCCGCGCGCGCGCGCCTGCTCGAGGCGCGGGCCGCGCGTCCCGAGCCGCTCCGCGACGACAAGGTGCTCACCGACTGGAGCGGGCTCACCGTCCGGGCCCTGGCCGAGGTGGGCTGGCGGCTGGAGCGGCCCGCCTACGTGACGGCGGCCGCGCGCGCCGCCCGCTTCCTCCTGGACACGCTGCGTGTGGACGGCCGTCTGCTGCACGCGTGGCGGGACGGCCGGCGCGGCGAGGGCTCGTTCCTGTCGGATCACGCCGCCCTGGGCAACGGCCTCCTCTCCCTCTACGAGGCCACGCTCGATCCCGTGTGGGCGCGGGAGGCGGCCACGTTGGCCGAGGCCCTCCTGGAGCGGTTCGGGGACGCCGGCGAGCCGCTCCTGCACGACACGCCCGCCGATGGCGAGGCGCTCATCGTGCGGCCCCGCGACCTGTCGGACGGCGCGCTCCCCAGCGGCAACGCCCTGGCGGCCGAGCTGCTGGCGCGCCTGGGGCCACTCTTCGGCCGGGACGACTGGACGGAGCGCGCGCGCCGCCTGGTGGACGCCGCCCGCCCCATGGCGGACCGGCATCCCCTGGCCTTCGGCCACCTGCTGGGCGTGGAGGCCCGCCTGCGCTCCGGCCCCCTGGAGGTCGCGCTCGTGGGAGCCCCGGACGCGGTGGCGACCCTGCACCGGACGCTGGCCGCCCGGATCACCCCGGGCCTGGTGCTGGCCGGCCCCGGTCTCGACGAGAGCCCCCTGCTCGCGGAGCGCGGCGCACCCGAGGGCGAGGCCCGCGCCTGGGTCTGCTGGCACCGGACCTGCTCCGCCCCGTTGCCGGACGCGGAGTCCCTCGGGGACGAGCTGGACCGGGTTGGCCTTCCCCGGCCCTCGGGGTAG
- a CDS encoding dehydrogenase E1 component subunit alpha/beta, translated as MSTTADELGTGRDLRGLSPERILELYRTMVTARRVDDREISLKRQNKIFFQISGAGHEAVQVALAEHLKPAHDWFFLYYRDRALSLRLGQTPYDHFLQAVGAEDDPASGGRQMPGHYGDHRLNLANTSSPTGTQFLQAVGSAEAGWRGKRHGGLSGAMGPRHDDEIVVVSAGDGTTSEGEFWEAMNTACNLKLPVLFLIEDNEYAISVPVEVQTAGGSISRLVQGFPNLYILECDGCDLLDSYEVTGSAVRYCRSGRGPALVHAHVVRPYSHSMSDDERMYRTEEERERQSRRDPLFRARELILAEGFATAEQLDALEADVEKQVADAADQACARPQPSVDTATRHLFSEDVDPTGPDFDTEDSPQWDPEGRELTVVDLLNACMRSEMERDPRIVVFGEDVADASREEALREVKGKGGVFKVTHGLQAQFGGERVFNTPLAEANIVGRAIGMALRGLKPVVEIQFFDYIWPAMMQIRNELATMRYRSNGTYSSPVVIRVTYGGYLKGGAIYHSQTGETLFTHTPGLRVVLPSNAVDANGLLRTAIRCEDPVLFLEHKHLYRQVYNKGVNPGPDFMIPFGKAKVVRPGEHLTLVTCGALVKRSLDAARQAADQHGIDVEVIDLRTLQPFDMETIAASVKKTNRALIVHEDSLSWGIGSEIAARMADELFPWLDAPVRRIASLDTWVAYAPQVEEVILPQTENVLEGIVSLARW; from the coding sequence ATGTCGACGACCGCCGACGAGCTGGGCACCGGCCGGGACCTCCGCGGCCTCTCCCCGGAGCGCATCCTCGAGCTGTATCGCACGATGGTCACGGCCCGGCGGGTCGACGACCGTGAGATCTCCCTGAAGCGCCAGAACAAGATCTTCTTCCAGATCTCCGGGGCCGGGCACGAGGCCGTCCAGGTGGCCCTGGCCGAGCACCTCAAGCCGGCGCACGACTGGTTCTTCCTCTACTACCGGGACCGGGCCCTGAGCCTTCGTCTGGGCCAGACCCCCTACGACCACTTCCTGCAGGCGGTGGGCGCCGAGGACGACCCCGCCAGCGGCGGCCGCCAGATGCCCGGCCACTACGGGGATCACCGCCTCAACCTCGCGAACACGTCCTCCCCCACCGGCACGCAGTTCCTGCAGGCGGTGGGCTCGGCCGAGGCCGGCTGGCGCGGCAAGCGCCACGGCGGGCTGTCGGGAGCCATGGGCCCGCGGCACGACGACGAGATCGTGGTGGTCAGCGCCGGGGACGGCACCACGTCCGAGGGTGAGTTCTGGGAGGCCATGAACACGGCCTGCAACCTGAAGCTCCCCGTCCTCTTCCTCATCGAGGACAACGAGTACGCCATCTCCGTTCCCGTGGAGGTGCAGACCGCCGGCGGGAGCATCTCCCGTCTCGTGCAGGGCTTCCCCAACCTGTACATCCTGGAGTGCGACGGCTGCGACCTGCTGGACAGCTACGAGGTGACGGGCAGCGCGGTGCGCTACTGTCGCTCCGGGCGCGGTCCCGCGCTGGTCCACGCGCACGTGGTGCGGCCGTACTCGCATTCCATGTCGGACGACGAGCGCATGTACCGCACCGAAGAGGAGCGCGAGCGCCAGTCGCGTCGCGATCCGCTCTTCCGGGCGCGCGAGCTGATCCTCGCCGAGGGGTTCGCGACGGCCGAGCAGCTCGACGCGCTCGAGGCCGACGTGGAGAAGCAGGTCGCGGATGCAGCCGATCAGGCCTGCGCGCGTCCCCAGCCCTCCGTGGACACCGCCACCCGCCATCTCTTCTCCGAGGACGTGGACCCCACCGGTCCGGACTTCGACACCGAGGACAGCCCGCAGTGGGACCCGGAAGGCCGCGAGCTGACCGTGGTGGACCTGCTGAACGCATGCATGCGCTCGGAGATGGAGCGCGATCCCCGCATCGTGGTCTTCGGCGAGGACGTGGCCGATGCCTCGCGCGAGGAGGCGCTACGCGAGGTGAAGGGGAAGGGCGGCGTGTTCAAGGTCACCCACGGGCTGCAGGCGCAGTTCGGGGGGGAGCGGGTGTTCAACACCCCGCTGGCCGAAGCGAACATCGTGGGACGCGCCATCGGGATGGCGCTGCGTGGCCTCAAGCCGGTCGTCGAGATCCAGTTCTTCGACTACATCTGGCCGGCCATGATGCAGATCCGGAACGAGCTGGCCACCATGCGCTACCGTTCCAACGGCACCTACAGCTCGCCGGTCGTCATCCGCGTCACGTACGGCGGGTACCTCAAGGGTGGCGCCATCTACCATTCGCAGACCGGCGAGACGCTGTTCACGCACACGCCCGGCCTGCGCGTGGTGCTGCCCTCCAACGCGGTGGACGCGAACGGGCTGCTGCGCACGGCCATCCGCTGCGAGGACCCGGTGCTGTTCCTGGAGCACAAGCACCTCTACCGCCAGGTCTACAACAAGGGCGTCAATCCCGGGCCGGACTTCATGATCCCGTTCGGGAAGGCCAAGGTGGTGCGTCCGGGCGAGCACCTGACGCTCGTGACCTGCGGGGCCCTCGTGAAGCGCTCGCTGGACGCGGCCCGTCAGGCGGCCGACCAGCACGGCATCGACGTCGAGGTGATCGACCTGCGCACGCTGCAGCCGTTCGACATGGAGACCATCGCCGCCTCGGTGAAGAAGACCAACCGCGCGCTGATCGTCCACGAGGATTCGCTCTCGTGGGGCATCGGGTCCGAGATCGCCGCCCGCATGGCGGACGAGCTGTTCCCGTGGTTGGACGCGCCGGTCCGACGCATCGCCTCCCTGGACACCTGGGTGGCCTATGCGCCCCAGGTGGAGGAGGTCATCCTGCCCCAGACCGAGAACGTGCTGGAGGGGATCGTCTCGCTGGCGCGCTGGTAG
- the moeB gene encoding molybdopterin-synthase adenylyltransferase MoeB: MDAHPTDLTPDELARYARHLVLPEIGRAGQRALKDARVLLVGAGGLGSPAAMYLAAAGVGTLGLVDFDVVDATNLQRQILHGTSDIGRAKLASASDRLADLNPHVRVERHEARLSSANALEILDGYDLVLDGTDNFPTRYLVNDACVLLGIPNVYGAILRWEGQASLFAAPGGPCYRCLFREPPPAGLVPNCAEAGVVGVLPGIVGSIQALEAIKWIVGAGESLVGRLLLFDAVGLRFREIALQRDPDCPVCGDAPTVTALIDYERFCGVSSDVPGVDVDALRAELDAGATPLLLDVREAFEWEAGHLGHLGARWIPLGELEARAGELPVDRPLVVYCASGVRSAQAVEMLRARGYHDARNLEGGYRAWTLRHGATPATP; encoded by the coding sequence ATGGACGCGCACCCCACGGACCTGACGCCGGACGAGCTGGCGCGGTATGCCCGTCACCTGGTCCTCCCCGAGATCGGACGGGCGGGGCAACGCGCGCTCAAGGACGCGCGCGTCCTCCTGGTCGGCGCCGGTGGCCTGGGCTCTCCGGCGGCGATGTACCTCGCGGCCGCGGGCGTGGGCACGCTCGGACTCGTGGACTTCGACGTCGTCGACGCCACCAACCTGCAGCGCCAGATCCTGCACGGCACCTCCGACATCGGGCGCGCCAAGCTCGCCTCGGCCAGCGACCGGCTGGCGGACCTGAATCCCCACGTGCGCGTCGAGCGGCACGAGGCCCGCCTGAGCAGCGCCAACGCGCTGGAGATCCTCGACGGGTACGACCTGGTGCTGGACGGCACCGACAACTTCCCCACGCGCTATCTCGTCAACGACGCGTGCGTGCTGCTCGGGATCCCCAACGTCTACGGAGCCATCCTGCGCTGGGAGGGGCAGGCGTCGCTGTTCGCCGCACCGGGCGGGCCGTGCTACCGCTGCCTGTTCCGTGAGCCCCCGCCGGCCGGGCTCGTCCCCAACTGCGCCGAGGCCGGCGTGGTGGGCGTGCTGCCCGGTATCGTGGGCTCCATCCAGGCGCTCGAGGCCATCAAGTGGATCGTGGGGGCGGGGGAGAGCCTCGTGGGTCGGTTGCTCCTGTTCGATGCGGTCGGTCTGCGCTTCCGCGAGATCGCCTTGCAGCGCGATCCCGACTGTCCCGTCTGCGGCGATGCGCCCACCGTCACCGCGCTGATCGACTACGAGCGCTTCTGTGGCGTGAGCAGCGACGTGCCGGGTGTGGACGTGGACGCGCTGCGCGCGGAGCTGGATGCCGGAGCCACGCCGCTCCTGCTGGACGTGCGCGAAGCCTTCGAGTGGGAGGCGGGCCACCTCGGCCATCTGGGCGCGCGCTGGATCCCGCTCGGCGAGCTGGAGGCGCGGGCCGGGGAGCTGCCCGTGGACCGCCCGCTGGTGGTGTACTGCGCCAGCGGAGTGAGGAGCGCGCAGGCCGTGGAGATGCTGCGGGCCCGCGGCTACCACGACGCGCGCAACCTGGAGGGCGGCTACCGCGCCTGGACGCTGCGGCACGGCGCAACGCCGGCCACGCCATGA
- a CDS encoding Rid family hydrolase, producing the protein MRATHVLALVTVLAGCQAEAQSPPAQQSACEARESINPSSSLPYSQAVRAGGAIYFAGKVGATQETRAMTEGRIQAETRNVMESFKTLFEEIGVGFEDVVMGNVYLTDIDDYAGMNEVYGEYFPSDPPARVALAVNQIPAQGIVEIAFIAACR; encoded by the coding sequence ATGCGGGCCACGCACGTCCTCGCCCTCGTCACGGTGCTGGCCGGATGCCAGGCCGAAGCCCAGTCGCCGCCCGCGCAGCAATCCGCCTGCGAGGCGCGCGAGTCCATCAACCCGAGCAGCTCGCTGCCGTACAGCCAGGCCGTGCGCGCGGGTGGGGCCATCTACTTCGCGGGCAAGGTCGGCGCCACCCAGGAGACGCGGGCCATGACGGAGGGCCGCATCCAGGCCGAGACCCGCAACGTCATGGAGAGCTTCAAGACGCTCTTCGAGGAGATCGGGGTCGGCTTCGAGGACGTGGTGATGGGCAACGTCTACCTGACGGACATCGACGACTACGCCGGGATGAACGAGGTCTACGGCGAGTACTTCCCGAGCGATCCGCCGGCGCGCGTCGCGCTGGCCGTCAACCAGATCCCGGCCCAGGGCATCGTCGAGATCGCCTTCATCGCGGCCTGCCGGTAG
- a CDS encoding NAD(P)/FAD-dependent oxidoreductase — protein MSALPRVVIVGGGFGGIEAARGLAGAPLHVTLLDRHAYHTFYPLLYQVGAAELGPTSIAHPIRSILRGTGVQFCQGALQHVDLERRLLTTSTGTLAYDRLVLAAGSVAHFFGVEGAREHAFPLRTMPEAIRLRAHILDCFERASRSTDHAERRRLLTFAIVGGGPTGVEYAGALAELVFGPLHPDYPEIPLREPRVLLLEGASRLLLAMPERLAHYADERLRDRGVDVRFGAVVDRVTADCVRLKSGTELDTATVIWTAGVAGDPAAPTWGLPVARGGRVPVEPTLQVPGHPEVYVVGDLAWLEQDGQPLAQVAQVALQQGAHAARNLLAEQGGRPLTPFRYRDYGMMAVIGRNAAVAELGGATFTGFVAWVMWLVIHLAKLIGFRNRALVLLNWGWNYLSFPRSVRLVVPGAGERERPER, from the coding sequence ATGAGCGCGCTCCCCCGCGTGGTGATCGTTGGGGGTGGCTTCGGGGGCATCGAGGCGGCGCGCGGGCTGGCCGGCGCGCCGCTGCACGTCACGCTGCTCGACCGACACGCGTACCACACGTTCTATCCGCTGCTCTACCAGGTGGGCGCCGCCGAGCTGGGGCCCACGTCCATCGCGCATCCCATCCGCTCGATCCTGCGGGGGACCGGCGTGCAGTTCTGCCAGGGTGCGCTGCAGCACGTGGACCTGGAGCGGCGCCTCCTCACCACGTCCACCGGCACGCTGGCGTACGATCGCCTCGTGCTCGCGGCCGGCAGCGTGGCCCACTTCTTCGGCGTCGAGGGCGCGCGCGAGCACGCCTTCCCGCTCCGCACCATGCCGGAGGCGATCCGCCTGCGCGCGCACATCCTCGATTGCTTCGAGCGGGCCTCGCGCTCCACCGACCACGCGGAGCGCCGTCGCCTGCTGACGTTCGCGATCGTCGGCGGTGGCCCCACGGGCGTCGAGTACGCGGGCGCGCTGGCGGAGCTGGTGTTCGGACCGCTCCACCCCGACTACCCGGAGATCCCGCTGCGCGAGCCGCGCGTGCTGCTGCTCGAGGGTGCGTCGCGCCTGCTGCTGGCCATGCCGGAGCGGCTGGCGCACTACGCCGACGAGCGCCTGCGCGACCGCGGGGTGGACGTGCGCTTCGGCGCGGTCGTGGACCGCGTGACGGCGGACTGCGTCCGCCTGAAGAGCGGGACGGAGCTGGACACCGCCACCGTGATCTGGACGGCGGGTGTGGCCGGCGACCCCGCGGCGCCCACCTGGGGACTGCCGGTGGCCCGGGGAGGCCGCGTGCCGGTGGAGCCCACCCTGCAGGTCCCGGGGCATCCGGAGGTGTACGTGGTGGGCGACCTGGCCTGGTTGGAGCAGGACGGGCAGCCGCTCGCCCAGGTGGCCCAGGTGGCCCTGCAGCAGGGCGCGCACGCCGCCCGCAACCTCCTCGCCGAACAGGGCGGGCGGCCGCTCACGCCGTTCCGGTACCGGGACTACGGCATGATGGCCGTGATCGGCCGCAACGCCGCCGTGGCGGAGCTGGGGGGCGCCACCTTCACGGGCTTCGTGGCCTGGGTGATGTGGCTCGTCATCCACCTGGCCAAGCTCATCGGCTTCCGCAACCGCGCCCTGGTGCTGCTCAACTGGGGCTGGAACTACCTGTCGTTCCCGCGATCGGTGCGCCTGGTGGTGCCGGGCGCGGGGGAACGCGAACGGCCGGAGCGGTAG
- the coaE gene encoding dephospho-CoA kinase (Dephospho-CoA kinase (CoaE) performs the final step in coenzyme A biosynthesis.): MDALTTALLDLLPRVGPALLFVLALLETCFVTGLVVPAGVALLLASALAAAGTLSLPVVVASASAGALAGDSIGFWVGRRVGARFLDSDRALGGLTPDRRRRIDRILAGEPLVSVALARVVSFVRTLMPMAAGASPLAYRRFLLFDVLGVVAWAALYVGIGWVAGESWETLNNALGLVGVGVFLLAMAWLWLRRRRRRGAPLSVALTGNVAAGKSSVAEVWRQAGVPLVSADALARDASAPGSEGLAAISAAFGPEAIAADGSLDRGWMRDRVFRDPEARARLEGILHPRIQTLRERWVERQRRAGARWVAAEIPLLFEAGLEDQFDVVVLVDAPVAERRRRLIDERGLDPAEADRVIAAQMDPLLKRSRSDYVIDNDGDRAHLRERAAEVLERVRKRS; this comes from the coding sequence TTGGACGCACTGACCACAGCGCTGCTCGACCTCCTGCCCCGGGTGGGGCCGGCCCTGCTGTTCGTGCTGGCCCTCCTCGAGACCTGCTTCGTCACGGGGCTGGTCGTCCCGGCCGGGGTGGCCCTCCTGTTGGCCTCCGCGCTGGCCGCGGCCGGCACGCTCTCGCTGCCCGTCGTGGTGGCCTCGGCGTCGGCGGGCGCCCTCGCGGGGGACTCCATCGGCTTCTGGGTCGGGCGGCGCGTCGGGGCCCGCTTCCTGGACTCGGACCGGGCCCTGGGTGGGCTGACCCCGGACCGCCGCCGCCGCATCGACCGCATCCTGGCCGGCGAGCCACTCGTCTCGGTGGCGCTGGCGCGGGTGGTCTCGTTCGTCCGCACCCTGATGCCGATGGCCGCCGGGGCCAGCCCGCTGGCCTACCGCCGCTTCCTGCTGTTCGACGTCCTGGGCGTGGTGGCCTGGGCGGCCCTCTACGTGGGCATCGGGTGGGTGGCGGGGGAGAGCTGGGAGACCCTCAACAACGCGCTCGGCCTGGTGGGGGTGGGCGTTTTCCTGCTCGCGATGGCCTGGCTGTGGCTGCGCCGCCGGCGCCGCCGCGGTGCCCCCCTGTCCGTCGCCCTCACCGGCAACGTGGCGGCCGGCAAGTCGAGCGTGGCGGAGGTGTGGCGTCAGGCGGGCGTGCCCCTGGTGAGCGCCGACGCCCTGGCGCGCGATGCCTCCGCGCCCGGTAGCGAGGGGCTGGCCGCGATCTCCGCCGCCTTCGGCCCCGAGGCCATCGCGGCCGACGGTTCCTTGGACCGCGGGTGGATGCGCGACCGCGTGTTCCGCGATCCCGAGGCGCGCGCCCGGCTCGAAGGGATCCTGCACCCGCGCATCCAGACGCTGCGCGAGCGGTGGGTGGAGCGGCAGCGGCGCGCCGGTGCGCGGTGGGTGGCGGCGGAGATCCCGCTCCTGTTCGAGGCCGGCCTGGAGGACCAGTTCGACGTGGTCGTGCTGGTCGATGCCCCCGTGGCGGAGCGCCGCCGGCGCCTGATCGACGAGCGCGGTCTGGACCCCGCGGAGGCGGACCGGGTCATTGCCGCGCAGATGGACCCTCTGCTCAAGCGATCGAGGAGCGACTACGTGATCGACAACGACGGAGACCGGGCCCACCTGCGGGAACGCGCTGCGGAGGTCCTCGAGCGCGTGCGGAAGCGATCGTGA
- a CDS encoding DUF2723 domain-containing protein, producing MTDSRPPYGSAALMALAVLVLYVVTLAPTTAFWDTSEYIATGYILGIPHPPGNPLFVMLARTWALLLAPTGLSPAVRINLFAAVTSAASAGLWFLVAHRLLLPVLRDDRRAKLGAVAAAVLSATAYTVWNQSNVNEKVYTVSTLIIAWVTWLALRWHDRRSEPGSERYLVGILYLLVLGSTNHMMSVLPLPAGLLLIALTMPAVLTRPLFWARALPAVVLALSVNFFLPIRSAQDPIINEGEPSCESVAGAAVAVYTNGKAGCPALADNLQRVQYAKPPISQRNAPFSHQLLNYFQYFDWQWARGLDASDLPGSRRLPVTLLMLVLGGFGLWTLWRADRRLFAYMATLTGTLTVALVFYLNFKFGYSLAPEVTDLNLHEVRERDYFFVASFSLWGVLVGLGLSGVWRLLGERRSTGPASWAAAPVLVVAVLPLVMNWTWASRAGDYAARDWAHDLLMSVEPYGVLFTNGDNDTFPLWYAQEVEGIRKDVTVVVVQYLFTSWYPKQLQRHSAPARQRAFEPGAADGVYDASAVALPDAPILSLPPEDMDRVQGGPVPQNFVMGLGPVAVSYEAGTFLNRGQLLSLFIIRDSLGKRPIYFASSAGLMGQLGLDQWAVRHGLAVKLDPRRPDADPEPDLVELPPQMGGGRVNVPASLRLAEDVLSARSLGDRELWQDRATLNIPLQYYIFYAQLAEGAARAGLPEAQVEALREKGDAFLSTWETGRNRIGAGGG from the coding sequence ATGACCGATTCCCGGCCTCCCTACGGGTCCGCGGCGCTCATGGCGCTCGCGGTCCTGGTGCTCTACGTCGTGACGCTGGCACCCACCACCGCCTTCTGGGACACCAGCGAGTACATCGCGACCGGGTACATCCTCGGCATCCCGCACCCGCCCGGGAATCCGCTGTTCGTCATGCTGGCCCGCACCTGGGCCTTGTTGCTGGCGCCCACCGGCCTCAGCCCGGCGGTGCGCATCAACCTGTTCGCCGCCGTGACCAGCGCCGCGTCCGCCGGGCTGTGGTTCCTGGTGGCGCACCGGCTGTTGCTCCCCGTCCTGCGCGACGACCGGCGCGCGAAGCTGGGTGCCGTGGCCGCGGCCGTGCTGTCCGCCACCGCGTACACGGTCTGGAACCAGTCCAACGTCAACGAGAAGGTCTACACCGTCTCGACGTTGATCATCGCCTGGGTGACGTGGCTGGCGCTGCGCTGGCACGACCGGCGCTCCGAGCCCGGCAGCGAGCGCTACCTGGTCGGGATCCTGTACCTGCTGGTGCTGGGCTCCACCAACCACATGATGTCGGTCCTGCCGCTCCCGGCCGGGCTGCTGCTGATCGCGCTCACCATGCCGGCGGTCCTGACCCGGCCGCTGTTCTGGGCGCGCGCGCTGCCCGCGGTGGTCCTGGCGCTGTCGGTGAACTTCTTCCTGCCCATCCGCTCCGCGCAGGATCCGATCATCAACGAGGGCGAGCCCTCCTGCGAGAGCGTGGCCGGCGCGGCCGTGGCCGTCTACACGAACGGCAAGGCCGGGTGTCCCGCGCTGGCCGACAACCTGCAGCGCGTGCAGTACGCCAAGCCGCCCATCAGCCAGCGCAACGCGCCGTTCTCGCACCAGCTCCTCAACTACTTCCAGTACTTCGACTGGCAGTGGGCGCGCGGACTGGACGCGTCGGATCTCCCCGGCAGCCGCCGCCTGCCCGTGACGTTGCTCATGCTCGTGCTCGGCGGCTTCGGGCTGTGGACGTTGTGGCGCGCCGACCGGCGCCTGTTCGCGTACATGGCCACGCTGACCGGGACGCTCACGGTCGCGCTGGTCTTCTACCTGAACTTCAAGTTCGGGTATTCGCTCGCGCCCGAGGTGACGGATCTCAACCTGCACGAGGTCCGCGAGCGCGACTACTTCTTCGTCGCGAGCTTCTCGTTGTGGGGCGTGCTGGTGGGGCTGGGTCTGTCCGGCGTGTGGCGTCTGCTGGGCGAGCGACGCTCCACGGGTCCCGCCTCCTGGGCCGCGGCACCCGTCCTGGTGGTGGCCGTGCTGCCCCTCGTCATGAACTGGACGTGGGCCAGCCGCGCAGGAGACTACGCCGCCCGTGACTGGGCGCACGACCTGCTGATGTCCGTGGAGCCGTATGGCGTGCTCTTCACCAACGGGGACAACGACACGTTCCCGCTCTGGTACGCCCAGGAGGTGGAGGGCATCCGCAAGGACGTCACCGTGGTGGTGGTGCAGTACCTGTTCACGTCGTGGTATCCGAAGCAGCTCCAGCGGCATTCCGCGCCCGCGCGCCAGCGTGCCTTCGAGCCCGGCGCCGCGGACGGCGTCTACGACGCATCCGCCGTGGCTCTGCCGGATGCACCGATCCTGTCGCTCCCGCCGGAGGACATGGACCGCGTGCAGGGAGGCCCGGTGCCCCAGAACTTCGTCATGGGGCTGGGCCCGGTCGCCGTCTCCTACGAGGCCGGGACGTTCCTCAATCGCGGACAGCTCCTGTCGCTGTTCATCATCCGCGACAGCCTGGGCAAGCGACCCATCTACTTCGCATCCTCCGCCGGCCTGATGGGACAGCTGGGGCTGGACCAGTGGGCCGTGCGCCACGGGCTCGCGGTCAAGCTGGATCCGCGCCGGCCGGACGCGGACCCCGAGCCCGACCTGGTGGAGCTTCCCCCGCAGATGGGCGGGGGACGCGTCAACGTTCCCGCGTCGCTGCGCCTCGCCGAGGACGTACTCTCCGCACGCAGCCTGGGCGACCGCGAGCTGTGGCAGGACCGGGCCACGCTCAACATCCCGCTGCAGTACTACATCTTCTACGCGCAGCTCGCCGAAGGTGCCGCGCGCGCCGGGCTTCCGGAGGCGCAGGTGGAAGCGTTGCGCGAGAAGGGGGATGCGTTCCTCAGCACGTGGGAGACCGGGCGCAACCGCATCGGCGCCGGCGGGGGCTGA